In the genome of Thermoproteus tenax Kra 1, the window CGTTGCATCTGGCGCTCCACTTGGGCAGGCAAGGAGGTCCCAGGGCATAAGTCCAACCGACATCAACAATGATCGCCTAGGGCAAACAGCAGTTAGAGGAGGCGAGGGGCTGAGGTGTAGCAAGATTGCCGTTTGAGGCGCTGGGTGAAGGTTTTTAACTGAGACACAGATTGTGTATATGTCCCAGGACTTAATCGAGGAAATAAGGAGGACTTTCGACGAGCTGTCCAAGGCGATCCAGAAGACGGTCGAGGATGTTGTGCGGACTACCACAAGCACGGTGAGAAAGATCACAGTGGAGCAAGGCATCAACATCAAGGAGCAAGGCGACGATGCAATAATAGAGATAGATATGCCCGGCCTAGAGCCAGGCGATATATCCCTCTTTGTCTCAAAAGAGGGTGACTACGTTAAAGCCGAGGGCGCCAGAGGCGAGAGGAAGTACAGCAAGAAGGTGTTTCTCCCGTTCAAGATAGAGCCATCTACCGTCAAAGCCTCATATAAGAACGGCGTACTGACTCTGACCGCGAAGAAGAGCAAGCCCCAGGAGATCCAGATCAAAGTCGAGTGAGCTCTTTTTTCAATTTATAGAGTGCCACGGCCAACTGCCCCACAGAGCCTATGTCGGCATCCACTGCGTAGGCCAGTTTGGCGCCCTGCGGGAGCTCCCTCGGCGTTATGGGGAGGTCCGTCCCGCTGACGACCAAGAGGGTTCTGCCCTGCGGCGGCTCGCCCAACGGCTCCACGCCCTTCTCGGGCCTCGTCAAGGCTATGACTACGTCGGGCCTTAGGGCCTCGTACGCGTCCCTCAAGTCGTTGAAAATGAGCACCTCGCCCCCGACCTTCAGCGCGTATTTGAACAAATCGCCTATCTGCTGTGCGGCCGACCCGAAGACGCGCGCGCCCACCAGCCGCTTTACGCCGAATCCGTAGGCCACCTTCGCCATCTCCATTAGTCTGGGCAAGCTCGACACGTTGTAGACGGCCACCGCTAGATCCACGCCCCAAAATGTGGGCCTAATTAAAGCGTTATGCCCGAGATCTGGCAGCTATACAGATCATTGCGTCGTCGCACTCAACGAGGAACACGCCGTTCTTGGCCCTTATGACTCCCCTCTTGAAGCGCGGCGGCTCCTCAGACAACTCGTAGGCGCGGCCGCAGAGCTCGAGCCTCCTCCCCTCTATTCTGAAGGTGAGCACGTCGCTACACAGCTCCATCTCGGGCGCCGAGATCAAGGCCGCGTCTCTGGCCAATATGAATTTTAAGATCATTCCTAGGCGGACTGTGCCAGGATCTTGACAGCCTCGTTGGCCACTTTGATCGCGTCCTCCACGCCCGCCTCGGGTACAAATTCGTCGGTCTCTCTGTTGGCAATGGCCGCATAGACTCCGCCGGCCTTCGCGCCGTAGATCGACGCAAGTGTGAAGATCGTGGCTGACTCCATCTCGAAGCTTAATACGTTCAGAGAGCGGAGCGTCTCCACAAGCCCTCTGGCCCACGGCGGCAGAAATCCGCCGTATCCCGGCCTCTCCTGGCCCACGTAGAAGGAGTCCGTGGACGCCACAATGCCCACGTGGTACCTCACGCCCAACGACTGGGCCGCCTGCACTAGCGCTGAGACGACAGACCAGTGGGCAACAGCTGGATATTCGGGAGGGGCGTACCATCTGCTTGCCCCGTCCCATCTAACGGCCCCAGTGGCTATTATCACATCGCCCGGCCTGATCTCCCTCCTTAAGGCGCCCGTTGTCCCCACTCTGATGAACGTGTCGGCGCCGACCGCCAAAAGCTCCTCGACCGCAATGGCCGTAGAGCCCGAGCCGATGCCCGTGGAAGTGGCAGCTATGGGGATGCCCTTATATCTGCCGACATATGTGACGAACTCTCTGTTGCGGGCTATCTCAGTTGACTCATCCCAGTATGAGGCTATCTTGGGCACTCTGCCGGGGTCTCCGGGCAACAACACGTGCCGCGGCACTCGGCCTCGCTCCACCATCAAGTGGTATACTTTGTCTCCCACGTAAGGCCGCTTTGCTGAGCCCATATAGAGTCCATCCCCTACGTTTTTAACCCTACCACATAGGACTACTCAGCGTTTGTGATACAACGCCCTCACGATGTTTGCAAACGATAATGCCGACGATAGGGCGTTGAGCACTGTGAAAATGGGGTCCCTCTCCCAAACTGCATAGATGGTCAGAGCCGCGCTGCCGAGGAAGTACACTACAGTGAGATCTAACGGCGGAGGCGGAGACCTCCTTATGATCGTGAGAGCCCAGCCTCCGGCTATCAAGACTAGCCCCAAGATACCAACTATTTCGATCATACTAGCCTCGCCCCTCCCTCGTCTATCCTCACGTGGTAGTGTTGTATGCCCATCGACTTGAGAGCCTCGGCAAGCCTCTCGGCGTCTTTGGGCAGAAGAACCACTACCCCCCCGCGCCCAGCTCCGCTTATCTTTCCTCCGTAGATATAGGGCCTCAGGTTGTGTAACAACAGAACCACCTCGTGGCCAACGACGCTGAGAGCGCCCAACAGCCAGTTGTTGACCTCCATGAGCTCGCCCAGACACACCAGATCGCCTCTGCTCAGGCACTCCTCGGCCTCATCGGCGATCTTGCCGATGGCCTCTATTACGGCGTCTATCGATTTGTGCCTAGATTTAAGCCCTCTGACCTCCGCCACTATCTCCTTTGTCGTCCCTCTCCTCGGCAGCACGGCCAAAACCAGCTCCCGGATAGGCGTAGCCAACCTCCGGTATCTGAAGGGGCTTGTCTCTATCCTCAACACGCCGCCCAAGGCTGAGACCGCCGTATCCATAGGGGACGCGGCCCCCTGCACCTCCAACTCGACCTTGTGAGCTAGGCGGGCCAGCTCCTCCCCACTAACATCTACGCCGAGACACGCCGAGTATGCCTTCAAGATTGCGACGGAGACCGAGGCGGAAGTTGCGGCCCCCACGCTGGGCGGAAAGTCGTTCTTGACCTCGAACGAGGCCTTAAGAGGGCCGAAGGACTCCCCAGCCTTCCTCAAAGCTGTCTTGACATAAGACAAAAAGGGTTCGTGTCCTCTGGCCCACGCCACATCTCCGTCTAGGTCGTACTCGATCTGCGCCTGCGCAGGCCCCGCCCTTATCACAGTCCTCTCCCCCCGCTCGCAGAGGACCCAGGCTCCCCTATCCACTGCTGTAGCTATGGCAGGCTGGCCATAGACGACCGCGTGTTCCCCAAATAGTTTAATGACTCCAGGAGCGAAGACTCTGATCACACTAGAAGAGCGACGCCAGGCCGCTGGCTATGTCCTCCTCGCTGGGCCCCTTCTCGCCCTCCTCGGCCTTCTCCTCCTTCTTTTCTCCCTCGGCTTTCTGTTCCGCTTGTTGTACTTGGCTCTGTTGCGCCACTTGTATGCCTAAGTCGGGAACCTTAGGCGCTATAACTGCGGCTAGCGCCGCCGCCTCGGCCGACGCCCTAGCCAAGAGCGCCGGCAACGTCTCCTTGGAGACTATGCCCAACTTTACCGCTAGAGCAACGGCGCGCATGTGAGCCGCCGGTATTACCGCCGAGAGTACCTCGGGCGTTGGGTACACCACATTTAGCGCGAGGTTGCGCGCGGCGGCCGCGGCCTGTTGCACCATCTCCGTATACTTCTTTACGTCAATGGACACCTCCTCTATACTGACGAACCTGCTGCCTCTCCAGATGATCCCCAATAGTCTCAGCTTCTCGTAGATGGGCTCTACTCCCAAAACCCTCAGAATATCGGCTATCTCGTCGGTGATCTGCTGCCCGGCTTTAACAACTGGGCTGTCCTTAGCTATCCAGATCTTGCCCTCTTGCACCCTCGTGGGTATCTTCAGTTTGCCGAACTTGCTCAATATGGGACCCGGCGAGAGGTTGGTGGGACCAGCGGGGGCGATTATGTCGTAAGGAGCTACGTCGCCGCCCCGGGCCTTCCTCCTGACTGCGTTGGCCTCAACTATTCTGACGAAGAGGGCGGGGTTCTCGTTAGTAAAGATGTAGGCCCTCTCTCCAAACAGCTCCTTGTCCACCTCAGGCGGCACCTCGCCGTAGACCCTCCTCAAAGCCAGCCTCATGAGGTTGTGCTTGGCGACCTTTATCACAGCGCGGCCCCTCAGCCTGTATCTGTACTCGTGCAATATCCTCGACGAGAGCTCGTGGAGATCGAAGAGGAATATATAGTTGTAGTGTTTAACTAGCTCCTCGAGCTCCGACAATATCCTTGTCTTGTTCTGCGGATAGGGCCTCGTCCTCGAGTAAGCTCTCTTGGCCGCTTGTTGGACAGACGACATCGCCCCACACAGCGGGTGCCTTTTTAAAATTTGCTACAATAATGGCGCCCTACTTTGCGGCAAAAAGCTCCTTAAGCGCCACGGGCGGACCCATAGTCTTCTTTATGTAGATGCGCGCCAAGTGTTGTCTCAAGGGGAACTTCGCGTTGACCTCCTCCAGTATTGTTAGCACGTTGGCTAACACCTCCTCAGGCCTCTGGGCCTCGGACCCCACTCTGACCTTGATCACGGGCTCGTTCCTCAACCTTACTCTCGCACTTCTCTTGAGCCTGTCTACTACCGATTTGACGTCGGCGTTCGGAGGCACAACCTCAGGCATTTTGCCCCTAGGTCCGAATATGGATCCGAGGACGCGGCCTATCAAGGGCATTAA includes:
- a CDS encoding Hsp20/alpha crystallin family protein, which translates into the protein MSQDLIEEIRRTFDELSKAIQKTVEDVVRTTTSTVRKITVEQGINIKEQGDDAIIEIDMPGLEPGDISLFVSKEGDYVKAEGARGERKYSKKVFLPFKIEPSTVKASYKNGVLTLTAKKSKPQEIQIKVE
- a CDS encoding RecB-family nuclease, whose translation is MDLAVAVYNVSSLPRLMEMAKVAYGFGVKRLVGARVFGSAAQQIGDLFKYALKVGGEVLIFNDLRDAYEALRPDVVIALTRPEKGVEPLGEPPQGRTLLVVSGTDLPITPRELPQGAKLAYAVDADIGSVGQLAVALYKLKKELTRL
- the udp gene encoding uridine phosphorylase; this translates as MGSAKRPYVGDKVYHLMVERGRVPRHVLLPGDPGRVPKIASYWDESTEIARNREFVTYVGRYKGIPIAATSTGIGSGSTAIAVEELLAVGADTFIRVGTTGALRREIRPGDVIIATGAVRWDGASRWYAPPEYPAVAHWSVVSALVQAAQSLGVRYHVGIVASTDSFYVGQERPGYGGFLPPWARGLVETLRSLNVLSFEMESATIFTLASIYGAKAGGVYAAIANRETDEFVPEAGVEDAIKVANEAVKILAQSA
- the mvk gene encoding mevalonate kinase, which gives rise to MIRVFAPGVIKLFGEHAVVYGQPAIATAVDRGAWVLCERGERTVIRAGPAQAQIEYDLDGDVAWARGHEPFLSYVKTALRKAGESFGPLKASFEVKNDFPPSVGAATSASVSVAILKAYSACLGVDVSGEELARLAHKVELEVQGAASPMDTAVSALGGVLRIETSPFRYRRLATPIRELVLAVLPRRGTTKEIVAEVRGLKSRHKSIDAVIEAIGKIADEAEECLSRGDLVCLGELMEVNNWLLGALSVVGHEVVLLLHNLRPYIYGGKISGAGRGGVVVLLPKDAERLAEALKSMGIQHYHVRIDEGGARLV
- a CDS encoding 50S ribosomal protein L10; its protein translation is MSSVQQAAKRAYSRTRPYPQNKTRILSELEELVKHYNYIFLFDLHELSSRILHEYRYRLRGRAVIKVAKHNLMRLALRRVYGEVPPEVDKELFGERAYIFTNENPALFVRIVEANAVRRKARGGDVAPYDIIAPAGPTNLSPGPILSKFGKLKIPTRVQEGKIWIAKDSPVVKAGQQITDEIADILRVLGVEPIYEKLRLLGIIWRGSRFVSIEEVSIDVKKYTEMVQQAAAAARNLALNVVYPTPEVLSAVIPAAHMRAVALAVKLGIVSKETLPALLARASAEAAALAAVIAPKVPDLGIQVAQQSQVQQAEQKAEGEKKEEKAEEGEKGPSEEDIASGLASLF